The following are from one region of the Mesorhizobium sp. B4-1-4 genome:
- the lpxD gene encoding UDP-3-O-(3-hydroxymyristoyl)glucosamine N-acyltransferase has translation MTDPVFFAPSRRYTAAEVANLTGSVLVDSGQSDVSIEALAPASEGGANALVFVDGRRNSALMPSLRAAAVLCPAEFANKAPVGIAVLIHPRPQQAFALVGRLLFPTAATPGPMTGETGVSPHAHVDPTAHVEAGVIIEAGAVVGPGVSIGSGTVIAPNAVIGQSCQIGRNGYVGPGASIQYALIGNRVIIHGGARIGQDGFGFVGGAKGPERVPQIGRVVIQDDVEIGSNSTVDRGAMSDTIIGQGTKIDNLVQIAHNVRIGRNCIVAGLSGISGSVVVGDNVTMGGGVGLADHLTIGTGAKLAARSGFMSNVPAGEIWGGYPAQPMAEAMREIAMLRTMARARKQGKDNG, from the coding sequence ATGACCGATCCGGTGTTCTTCGCGCCATCACGCCGGTATACGGCGGCCGAAGTCGCGAATCTGACCGGCTCGGTGCTTGTCGATTCCGGCCAATCCGACGTTTCGATCGAAGCACTGGCACCAGCCAGCGAGGGCGGAGCGAATGCGCTCGTCTTCGTGGACGGCAGGCGTAATTCTGCGCTGATGCCATCGCTGCGGGCCGCGGCGGTGCTATGTCCAGCCGAATTCGCCAACAAGGCGCCGGTCGGCATCGCTGTGCTGATCCACCCGCGACCGCAGCAGGCATTCGCGCTGGTCGGGCGACTGCTGTTCCCCACGGCCGCCACGCCAGGGCCGATGACCGGCGAAACCGGCGTTTCGCCGCATGCCCATGTCGATCCAACCGCGCATGTCGAAGCCGGCGTGATCATCGAGGCCGGCGCGGTCGTTGGGCCGGGCGTCTCGATCGGCAGCGGCACCGTGATCGCGCCCAACGCCGTCATCGGGCAGTCCTGCCAGATCGGACGTAACGGCTATGTTGGCCCGGGCGCGAGTATCCAATATGCGCTGATCGGCAACCGGGTCATCATCCATGGCGGGGCCAGGATCGGCCAGGATGGCTTTGGCTTCGTCGGCGGCGCCAAGGGGCCGGAACGTGTTCCCCAGATCGGTCGGGTGGTCATCCAGGACGATGTCGAGATCGGCTCCAATTCCACTGTCGATCGCGGCGCCATGTCGGATACGATTATCGGTCAGGGCACCAAGATCGACAATCTCGTGCAGATCGCCCATAACGTCCGCATTGGTCGCAATTGCATAGTCGCAGGGCTTTCAGGTATTTCCGGTTCCGTGGTCGTGGGTGACAATGTCACCATGGGCGGCGGCGTCGGACTTGCGGATCACCTGACCATCGGCACGGGAGCCAAGCTTGCCGCCAGAAGTGGATTTATGAGCAATGTTCCTGCCGGCGAGATATGGGGCGGCTATCCGGCGCAGCCGATGGCGGAAGCGATGCGAGAGATAGCCATGTTGCGCACGATGGCCAGGGCACGCAAGCAGGGCAAGGACAATGGCTGA
- the fabZ gene encoding 3-hydroxyacyl-ACP dehydratase FabZ — protein sequence MADMVAATTLEAVDIMGLMKLLPHRYPFLMIDRIVDIDGDESAIGIKNVTINEPHFQGHFPEQPVMPGVLIVEAMAQTAGAICIRSLGASKPSLVYFLTIDNAKFRKPVVPGDQLKIHVKKIKKRGNLLKFACEAMVEGTKAAEAEISAMMVTGD from the coding sequence ATGGCTGACATGGTGGCGGCGACGACGCTGGAAGCGGTCGACATAATGGGGCTGATGAAGCTTCTGCCGCATCGTTATCCATTCCTGATGATCGACCGCATTGTCGACATCGATGGCGATGAATCCGCCATCGGCATCAAGAACGTCACCATCAACGAGCCGCATTTTCAGGGCCATTTCCCCGAGCAGCCGGTGATGCCGGGCGTGCTGATTGTCGAGGCAATGGCGCAGACGGCCGGCGCCATCTGCATCCGCAGCCTTGGGGCGTCGAAGCCATCGCTGGTCTATTTCCTGACCATCGACAACGCCAAATTCCGCAAACCGGTCGTTCCCGGCGACCAGTTGAAGATCCACGTCAAGAAAATCAAGAAGCGCGGCAACCTGCTCAAATTCGCCTGTGAAGCCATGGTCGAGGGCACCAAGGCGGCCGAGGCCGAGATTTCAGCCATGATGGTCACCGGCGACTGA